From the genome of Halorussus caseinilyticus, one region includes:
- the mdh gene encoding malate dehydrogenase, which produces MTKISVVGAAGTVGAAAAYNIALRDIADELVLVDIPDKEEDTVGQAADVNHGAAYDSNTTVRQGGYEATEGSDVVVITAGIPRQPGQTRIDLAGDNAPIMEDIGSSIAEYNDDFVTVTTSNPVDLLNRHLYETGDRAREKVVGFGGRLDSARFRYVLSQRFDEPVQNVEATILGEHGDAQVPVFSKVRANGKDPEFSDDEKEEILEELQTSAMNVIEKKGATEWGPATGVGHMVEAVVRDTGEVLPGSIKLEGEYGHDDVALGVPLKLGEGGVQEVVEWDLTEFEREQLGEAADKLSEQYDEIA; this is translated from the coding sequence ATGACGAAAATCAGCGTGGTCGGCGCGGCCGGAACCGTCGGGGCCGCGGCGGCGTACAACATCGCGCTTCGGGACATCGCGGACGAACTGGTACTCGTAGACATCCCGGACAAGGAGGAGGATACCGTCGGGCAGGCCGCCGACGTGAACCACGGGGCCGCCTACGACTCGAACACCACGGTTCGACAGGGCGGCTACGAGGCGACCGAAGGCTCCGACGTGGTGGTCATCACGGCCGGAATTCCGCGACAACCCGGTCAGACCCGCATCGACCTCGCGGGCGACAACGCGCCCATCATGGAGGACATCGGGTCGTCCATCGCGGAGTACAACGACGACTTCGTGACCGTCACCACCTCGAACCCGGTGGACCTGCTGAACCGCCACCTCTACGAGACGGGCGACCGAGCGCGCGAGAAAGTGGTCGGCTTCGGCGGCCGACTCGACTCCGCGCGCTTCCGCTACGTGCTGAGCCAGCGATTCGACGAACCCGTCCAAAACGTCGAAGCGACGATTCTCGGCGAACACGGCGACGCGCAGGTGCCGGTCTTCTCGAAGGTCCGCGCGAACGGCAAGGACCCCGAGTTCAGCGACGACGAGAAAGAGGAGATTCTCGAAGAACTCCAGACCAGCGCGATGAACGTCATCGAGAAGAAGGGCGCGACCGAGTGGGGTCCCGCCACCGGCGTCGGCCACATGGTCGAAGCTGTGGTCCGAGACACCGGCGAGGTCCTGCCGGGGTCCATCAAACTCGAAGGCGAGTACGGCCACGACGACGTTGCGCTCGGCGTCCCGCTGAAACTCGGCGAGGGCGGCGTCCAAGAGGTCGTGGAGTGGGACCTGACCGAGTTCGAGCGCGAACAACTCGGTGAGGCCGCGGACAAACTGTCCGAGCAGTACGACGAAATCGCGTAG
- a CDS encoding ATP-dependent DNA helicase: MTVETSDIPDLPEGVPEHFREQGIEELYPPQGEAVEAGVADGESVVASVPTASGKTLVAELAMLTSVARGGKALYIVPLRALASEKKAEFEEFEQYGIDVGVSTGNYDSDGDWLGQKDIIVATSEKVDSLVRNGAKWVDELTCVVADEVHLVDSKNRGPTLEVTLAKLRKLNENLQTVALSATVGNADEIADWLDATLVDSTWRPIDLQKGVLYGQALHLDDGSKKQISRGNEKATAALVEDTLADEGSSLVFVNSRRNAEAAARRLGDVTRDYLTREEQAELRDIAADIRDASDTQTSDDLADAVAKGAAFHHAGLSGESRELVEDAFRDRLVKVISATPTLAAGVNTPSRRVIVRDWRRYDGDVGGMQPLDVLEVHQMFGRAGRPGLDPYGEAVLIANSHDELNELFDRYVWADPEPVRSKLAAEPALRTHILATVASGFADSEDELVSFLERTLYATQTDETGRLETVTQNVLDYLERNEFLEREDGGLRATGLGHRVSQLYVDPMSAAEIIDGIRDADDRPTALGLYHLVSRTPDMYELYLRSGDREEYTELAYERETEFLGSIPSEFEDHAFEDWLSALKTARLLEDWASELDEDEITDRYGVGPGDIRGKVETAEWLLNAAERLAGELGLDSGPAIREAKKRVEYGVAEELLDLAGVRNVGRKRARRLYEAGIENRADLREADKSVVLGALRGRRKTAESILENVGRKDPDLTGVEADGEASAEPTSADDESGQQSLGDFE, translated from the coding sequence GTGACCGTCGAAACCTCCGACATTCCCGACCTGCCGGAGGGCGTCCCCGAACACTTCCGCGAGCAGGGCATCGAAGAGTTGTACCCGCCCCAAGGCGAGGCGGTCGAGGCCGGAGTCGCCGACGGCGAGTCCGTGGTCGCCAGCGTCCCGACCGCTAGCGGGAAGACGCTCGTCGCGGAGTTGGCGATGTTGACGAGCGTCGCCCGCGGCGGGAAGGCACTCTACATCGTCCCCCTGCGAGCGCTCGCCAGCGAGAAAAAGGCGGAGTTCGAGGAGTTCGAGCAGTACGGCATCGACGTGGGCGTCTCGACCGGCAACTACGACAGCGACGGCGACTGGTTGGGCCAGAAGGACATCATCGTCGCCACCAGCGAGAAGGTGGACTCGCTCGTCCGGAACGGCGCGAAGTGGGTGGACGAGTTGACCTGCGTCGTGGCCGACGAAGTTCACCTCGTGGACTCGAAGAACCGCGGCCCGACGCTCGAAGTCACCCTCGCCAAACTCCGAAAGCTGAACGAGAACCTCCAGACCGTCGCGCTCTCAGCGACGGTCGGCAACGCCGACGAGATAGCCGACTGGCTAGACGCGACCCTCGTGGACTCGACGTGGCGACCAATCGACCTCCAGAAGGGGGTGTTGTACGGCCAAGCCCTCCACTTGGACGACGGGTCGAAGAAACAGATTTCGCGGGGCAACGAGAAGGCCACCGCCGCGCTGGTCGAAGACACCCTGGCCGACGAGGGGTCGTCGCTCGTGTTCGTCAACTCCCGGCGGAACGCCGAGGCCGCCGCCAGACGCCTCGGGGACGTGACCCGCGACTACCTCACGCGCGAGGAACAGGCCGAGTTGCGCGACATCGCCGCCGACATCCGGGACGCCAGCGACACCCAGACGAGCGACGACCTCGCCGACGCCGTGGCGAAGGGTGCGGCGTTCCACCACGCGGGTCTCTCCGGCGAAAGCCGCGAACTCGTGGAGGACGCCTTCCGCGACCGACTCGTGAAAGTTATCTCGGCGACCCCGACGCTCGCGGCCGGAGTCAACACGCCTTCCCGCCGGGTCATCGTCCGCGACTGGCGGCGCTACGACGGCGACGTGGGCGGGATGCAACCCCTCGACGTGCTGGAGGTCCACCAGATGTTCGGCCGGGCGGGACGCCCCGGACTCGACCCCTACGGCGAGGCGGTTCTCATCGCCAACAGTCACGACGAGTTGAACGAACTGTTCGACCGCTACGTCTGGGCCGACCCCGAACCCGTCCGGTCGAAACTCGCGGCCGAACCCGCACTCCGGACCCACATCCTCGCCACCGTCGCCTCCGGGTTCGCCGACAGCGAGGACGAACTCGTCTCCTTTCTCGAACGCACCCTGTACGCGACTCAGACCGACGAGACGGGCCGCCTCGAAACCGTGACCCAGAACGTCCTCGACTATCTGGAGCGAAACGAGTTCCTCGAACGCGAGGACGGCGGCCTGCGCGCCACCGGACTCGGCCACCGCGTCTCGCAACTCTACGTGGACCCGATGAGCGCCGCCGAGATTATCGACGGTATCCGGGACGCCGACGACCGACCGACCGCGCTGGGGCTGTACCACCTCGTCTCGCGCACCCCCGACATGTACGAACTCTACCTGCGGTCGGGCGACCGAGAGGAGTACACCGAACTCGCCTACGAGCGCGAAACCGAGTTCCTCGGGTCGATACCCTCGGAGTTCGAGGACCACGCCTTCGAGGACTGGCTCTCGGCGCTCAAGACCGCCCGCCTGCTTGAAGACTGGGCCTCGGAGTTGGACGAAGACGAGATTACCGACCGCTACGGCGTCGGTCCGGGCGACATCCGCGGGAAGGTCGAAACCGCCGAGTGGTTGCTCAACGCGGCCGAACGACTCGCGGGCGAACTCGGTCTCGACTCCGGCCCGGCAATCCGCGAGGCGAAAAAGCGCGTCGAGTACGGCGTCGCAGAGGAACTGCTCGACCTCGCCGGAGTCAGGAACGTCGGCCGCAAGCGCGCCCGGCGACTCTACGAGGCGGGCATCGAGAACCGGGCGGACCTCCGCGAGGCCGACAAGTCGGTCGTTCTCGGTGCGCTCCGTGGCCGACGCAAGACCGCCGAGAGCATCCTCGAAAATGTCGGCCGGAAGGACCCCGACCTGACCGGCGTCGAAGCGGACGGCGAGGCCAGCGCCGAACCCACGAGCGCGGACGACGAAAGCGGCCAGCAGAGCCTCGGTGACTTCGAATGA